One Amycolatopsis thermophila DNA segment encodes these proteins:
- a CDS encoding LON peptidase substrate-binding domain-containing protein, with the protein MDAERQERATEIIPLFPLQTVLLPGATLPLHLFEPRYRQLAVDLLTGTVPDRRFGIVAIRTSAVREVEDLGHVHGIGCAALLGDSERLPDGRFDIITRGERRFRVLEIDNARAPYLVGTIEWVDDAPVPAGAARAVEGLRNAALSAHAAYCDAAWHRDNWVTPGPETGPGPLSYLLAADCLLPLADRQMLLEETQPLRRLRMVSQMLRREAGFLRKLRAVPAPPPELIQLGLPASLN; encoded by the coding sequence GTGGATGCGGAGCGGCAGGAAAGAGCGACAGAGATCATCCCCCTTTTCCCGCTGCAGACCGTCCTGCTCCCCGGCGCCACGCTGCCGCTGCACCTGTTCGAGCCGCGCTACCGGCAGCTCGCGGTCGACCTGCTGACCGGGACGGTACCGGATCGCCGATTCGGGATCGTCGCGATCCGGACCTCCGCCGTGCGCGAGGTGGAGGACCTCGGCCACGTGCACGGGATCGGGTGCGCGGCCCTGCTCGGTGACAGCGAACGGCTGCCCGACGGCCGGTTCGACATCATCACGCGCGGCGAGCGCCGGTTCCGCGTCCTGGAGATCGACAACGCCCGCGCGCCCTACCTCGTGGGCACCATCGAGTGGGTCGACGACGCCCCGGTGCCGGCCGGTGCCGCGCGGGCGGTGGAAGGCCTGCGCAACGCCGCGCTGTCCGCGCACGCCGCCTACTGCGACGCGGCGTGGCACCGCGACAACTGGGTCACCCCCGGCCCCGAGACCGGCCCCGGACCGCTGTCGTACCTGCTGGCGGCCGATTGCCTGCTGCCACTCGCCGACCGGCAGATGCTGCTCGAGGAGACCCAGCCGCTGCGGCGTCTGCGCATGGTCAGCCAGATGCTGCGCCGCGAGGCCGGCTTCCTCCGGAAGCTGCGCGCGGTGCCCGCTCCCCCGCCCGAGTTGATCCAGCTGGGCCTGCCCGCCAGCCTGAACTGA
- a CDS encoding sensor histidine kinase, producing the protein MAANFLLTLLSKGAGVLASTPPELPDEIDDPEPVSALRRIGAVAASSTDGPRSSLMVRATRYAVLLPLVYRIGTLPIAWVWLVAAYGPLPAATIVAWVGVVANLAGLVWVLRVPDRDGRTTRLVLGADLVFALAGGVLVSAVAPASLYWAAAWIPFLNWTGTVGLWTMCRGVPAGVTLVVLGVPVQLGLLALGGQLPMWVPALIGGTGTALVAVVVAAGTLVLLGVATRLALAIGMRLGVSGERARTERALHDTVLQALEAMAMRGPGDADDPAGALARVRAQARAQAGEVRRGIGAPGGQGEGLAAELTGLATEMAREGLRAKLALTDLAGDTLTEARRAAVRDAAREALRNTLKHAGTREVVIRLAEHDGGIAVVIRDHGVGYDEDQRPAGFGVSSSMKARLTEAGGWCRIDSKPGHGTRVTLWVPR; encoded by the coding sequence ATGGCGGCCAACTTCCTGCTGACCTTGCTGAGCAAGGGTGCGGGAGTGCTGGCGTCCACGCCCCCCGAACTGCCGGACGAGATCGACGATCCGGAGCCGGTGTCCGCGCTCCGGCGGATCGGCGCCGTCGCCGCGAGCAGCACCGACGGTCCGCGGTCGTCACTGATGGTGCGCGCGACGCGCTACGCCGTGCTGCTGCCGCTCGTCTACCGCATCGGGACGCTGCCGATCGCGTGGGTGTGGCTCGTCGCCGCCTACGGCCCGCTGCCCGCGGCGACGATCGTGGCGTGGGTGGGGGTGGTGGCGAACCTGGCCGGGCTGGTGTGGGTGCTGCGGGTGCCCGACCGCGACGGGCGCACGACCCGGCTGGTGCTGGGCGCGGATCTGGTGTTCGCGCTGGCGGGCGGGGTGCTGGTGAGCGCGGTCGCGCCGGCGTCGCTGTACTGGGCGGCGGCGTGGATACCGTTCCTGAACTGGACCGGGACGGTCGGGCTGTGGACGATGTGCCGCGGGGTGCCGGCGGGGGTGACGCTGGTGGTGCTGGGCGTGCCGGTCCAGCTGGGACTGCTCGCGCTCGGCGGCCAGCTGCCGATGTGGGTGCCCGCGCTCATCGGCGGTACGGGCACGGCGCTGGTTGCGGTGGTCGTGGCGGCCGGGACGCTGGTGCTGCTGGGCGTGGCGACGCGGCTGGCGCTGGCGATCGGCATGCGGCTCGGGGTGTCCGGCGAGCGGGCGCGGACGGAGCGCGCGCTGCACGACACGGTGTTGCAGGCGCTCGAAGCGATGGCGATGCGCGGCCCGGGTGACGCGGACGATCCCGCGGGCGCGCTGGCGCGGGTGCGTGCGCAGGCCCGGGCACAGGCAGGGGAGGTGCGTCGCGGGATCGGGGCACCCGGTGGGCAGGGCGAGGGGCTGGCCGCGGAGCTGACCGGGCTGGCGACCGAGATGGCGCGAGAGGGGCTGCGGGCGAAGCTGGCGCTGACCGACCTGGCCGGCGACACCCTGACCGAAGCCCGGCGAGCGGCCGTCCGCGACGCGGCCCGCGAGGCGCTGCGGAACACGCTGAAACACGCCGGCACCCGGGAAGTCGTGATACGCCTGGCCGAACACGACGGCGGGATCGCCGTGGTGATCCGCGACCACGGCGTCGGCTACGACGAGGACCAGCGACCCGCGGGCTTCGGGGTGAGCTCGTCGATGAAGGCGCGGCTCACCGAGGCCGGCGGCTGGTGCCGGATCGACTCGAAGCCTGGGCACGGCACGCGGGTGACGTTGTGGGTGCCGCGGTAG
- the nadA gene encoding quinolinate synthase NadA, with product MTAATVQEMTPYGGVEPDEAWAEEVRELARQRDAVLLAHNYQAPAIQDIADHTGDSLALSRIAAASDASTIVFCGVHFMAETAKILAPEKTVLIPDARAGCSLADSIDAAQLRAWKAEHPGAVVVSYVNTTAEVKAETDICCTSSNAVDVVASIPADREVLFCPDQFLGAHVKRKTGRENLRIWAGECHVHAGINGPELAERAAANPDADLFIHPECGCATSALYLAGEGAVPADKVKILSTGDMVHEARATRAKSVLVATEVGMLHQLRKAAPGIDFRAVNDRASCAYMKMITPAALLRGLREGADEVHVDPETAARARASVQRMIEIGQPGGGE from the coding sequence ATGACTGCAGCGACTGTGCAGGAGATGACCCCGTACGGCGGTGTCGAGCCGGACGAGGCGTGGGCGGAAGAGGTGCGCGAGCTGGCGCGGCAGCGGGATGCCGTGCTGCTGGCGCACAACTACCAGGCGCCGGCGATCCAGGACATCGCCGACCACACCGGGGACTCCCTCGCGCTGTCCCGGATCGCGGCGGCGAGCGACGCGTCGACGATCGTGTTCTGCGGCGTGCACTTCATGGCGGAGACCGCGAAGATCCTGGCGCCGGAGAAGACGGTGCTGATCCCCGACGCGCGCGCGGGCTGCTCACTGGCCGATTCCATCGACGCCGCCCAGCTGCGCGCGTGGAAGGCCGAACACCCCGGCGCGGTGGTGGTGTCCTATGTGAACACCACGGCCGAGGTCAAGGCGGAGACCGACATCTGTTGCACGTCGTCCAACGCCGTCGACGTGGTGGCCTCCATCCCGGCCGACCGCGAGGTGCTGTTCTGCCCGGACCAGTTCCTGGGTGCGCACGTCAAGCGCAAGACCGGGCGCGAGAACCTGCGCATCTGGGCGGGCGAGTGCCACGTGCACGCCGGCATCAACGGCCCCGAGCTGGCCGAGCGCGCCGCCGCGAACCCGGACGCCGACCTGTTCATCCACCCCGAGTGCGGCTGCGCCACCTCGGCGCTCTACCTCGCCGGGGAGGGCGCGGTGCCCGCGGACAAGGTGAAGATCCTGTCCACTGGCGACATGGTGCACGAAGCCCGCGCCACCAGGGCGAAGTCGGTGCTGGTCGCCACCGAGGTGGGCATGCTGCACCAGCTGCGCAAGGCGGCGCCGGGCATCGACTTCCGCGCGGTGAACGACCGCGCGTCCTGCGCGTACATGAAGATGATCACGCCGGCCGCGCTGCTGCGCGGGCTGCGCGAAGGCGCCGACGAGGTGCACGTCGACCCGGAGACCGCCGCCAGGGCCCGCGCCTCGGTGCAGCGGATGATCGAGATCGGGCAGCCCGGCGGCGGCGAATGA
- a CDS encoding NUDIX hydrolase has protein sequence MAAVLQVRSATLQVLLWRRALDPHVGRWSLPGGRLRPDEDVETSIRRQLAEKVDIRQLSHVEQLAVFSAPDRVPGPRVVATAFLGLVPSDVDPEVPEDTRWHPVGDLPRTAFDHHDIVLRARDRLRSKLSYTNVGFALAPREFTISALRELYSAALGYKVDATNLQRVLSRRGLLSATGHTAAPGRSGGRPAALFSFTGKGIQVTDPFAVFRPPPRRR, from the coding sequence TTGGCGGCGGTCCTCCAAGTGCGTTCCGCCACACTGCAGGTGCTGCTGTGGCGCCGGGCGCTGGATCCGCACGTGGGACGCTGGTCACTGCCCGGCGGGCGGCTGCGGCCCGACGAGGACGTGGAGACCTCCATCCGCCGCCAGCTCGCGGAGAAAGTGGACATCCGGCAGTTGAGCCACGTCGAGCAGCTCGCGGTGTTCAGCGCACCGGACCGGGTGCCCGGCCCGCGCGTGGTCGCCACCGCGTTCCTCGGCCTGGTGCCCTCCGACGTCGACCCGGAGGTGCCCGAGGACACCCGCTGGCACCCGGTCGGCGACCTCCCGCGCACCGCGTTCGACCACCACGACATCGTGCTGCGCGCCCGTGACCGCCTGCGCTCCAAGCTGTCCTACACCAACGTCGGCTTCGCGCTCGCGCCCCGGGAATTCACCATTTCGGCCCTGCGCGAGCTGTATTCGGCCGCGCTCGGCTACAAGGTGGACGCCACGAACCTGCAGCGTGTGCTGTCCCGCCGCGGGCTGCTCTCCGCCACCGGCCACACCGCCGCGCCCGGCCGCAGCGGCGGCCGTCCCGCCGCGTTGTTCTCCTTCACGGGGAAGGGGATCCAGGTGACCGACCCGTTCGCCGTGTTCCGCCCGCCGCCCCGGCGGCGCTGA
- a CDS encoding L-aspartate oxidase produces MTRPVIDDQTKTPCWEARADLVVLGSGVAGLTAAIRAQELGLRVLVVTKAAVGDGNTRWAQGGVAVVLEGEHDEGDSVSRHADDTVIAGAGLCDADAVDAVVSRGPRAVSWLRSSGARFDPGASGLLARTREGGHSAFRVIHAGGDATGAEVERTLVAEATGRRLPVLERHIAVDALRTPRGDVAGVTVLDPEGRPGVLRAPAVLLATGGMGQLYQATSNPEIATGDGVALGLRAGAVAADLEFVQFHPTVLYTPGARGRCPLVTEAVRGEGAVLVDGAGASVMQGVHPLGDLAPRDVVSGAITRRLASAPGGIDDHVFLDATGVPGFAHRFPTVFAACRAIGVDPARDPIPVTPAAHFACGGIVAGTDGRTGVTGLYAAGEVARTGLHGANRLASNSLLEGLVTGGAAAEAVAADLAAGLLGDPRQASAPAWGWVRIAERDALQRAMSRYAAIGRDAEGLAVAGSVLDLSASDGPLRTHADVENAALTLVAQALLAAAARREESRGCHVRSDHPHRDDVRWQRSQLIRLNPSGQPVLADPVCTEGVA; encoded by the coding sequence ATGACCCGCCCGGTTATCGACGATCAGACGAAAACCCCGTGCTGGGAGGCTCGCGCGGATCTGGTGGTGCTCGGCAGCGGCGTCGCCGGGCTGACCGCCGCGATCCGCGCGCAGGAGCTCGGCCTGCGGGTGCTGGTCGTGACGAAGGCGGCGGTCGGCGACGGCAACACGCGCTGGGCACAAGGTGGTGTCGCCGTGGTGCTCGAGGGCGAGCACGACGAGGGTGACTCCGTCTCCCGGCACGCCGACGACACGGTGATCGCGGGCGCCGGCCTGTGCGACGCCGACGCGGTCGATGCCGTCGTGTCCCGCGGTCCCCGTGCCGTGTCCTGGCTGCGGTCGTCCGGCGCGCGGTTCGACCCCGGCGCGAGCGGGCTGCTGGCCCGCACCCGCGAGGGCGGGCACAGCGCGTTCCGGGTCATCCACGCCGGCGGCGACGCGACCGGCGCGGAGGTCGAGCGGACGCTCGTCGCCGAGGCCACCGGGCGCCGCCTGCCAGTGCTGGAGCGGCACATCGCGGTCGACGCGTTGCGCACGCCGCGCGGCGACGTCGCCGGGGTGACCGTGCTCGACCCGGAGGGGCGGCCGGGCGTGCTGCGCGCGCCCGCGGTCCTGCTCGCCACCGGCGGCATGGGCCAGCTCTACCAGGCCACCTCGAACCCGGAGATCGCCACCGGCGACGGCGTCGCGCTCGGGTTGCGGGCCGGCGCGGTCGCCGCCGACCTCGAGTTCGTGCAGTTTCACCCGACCGTGCTCTACACGCCGGGTGCGCGGGGCCGTTGCCCGCTGGTCACCGAGGCCGTGCGCGGCGAGGGGGCGGTGCTCGTCGACGGAGCGGGGGCGTCGGTCATGCAGGGCGTGCACCCGCTGGGCGACCTCGCGCCGCGCGACGTGGTGTCCGGTGCGATCACGCGGCGGCTCGCGTCCGCACCGGGCGGGATCGACGACCACGTGTTCCTCGACGCCACGGGTGTGCCCGGGTTCGCGCACCGGTTCCCGACGGTCTTCGCGGCCTGCCGGGCCATCGGTGTCGACCCCGCGCGGGACCCGATCCCGGTGACCCCGGCGGCGCACTTCGCCTGCGGCGGGATCGTGGCCGGCACGGACGGCCGCACCGGTGTCACCGGCCTGTACGCGGCCGGTGAGGTCGCGCGGACCGGCTTGCACGGCGCGAACCGGCTGGCGTCGAACAGCCTGTTGGAGGGGCTGGTCACGGGAGGGGCCGCCGCGGAGGCGGTGGCCGCCGACCTCGCCGCGGGCCTGCTGGGCGACCCGCGGCAGGCGTCCGCACCGGCGTGGGGGTGGGTGCGGATCGCCGAGCGGGACGCGCTGCAGCGCGCGATGAGCCGGTACGCCGCGATCGGCCGGGACGCGGAAGGGCTGGCGGTGGCCGGTTCCGTCCTCGACCTGTCGGCATCGGACGGTCCACTGCGGACGCACGCGGACGTCGAGAACGCGGCGCTCACCCTGGTGGCCCAGGCGTTGCTCGCGGCCGCGGCCCGCCGCGAGGAGTCGCGCGGCTGCCACGTGCGCAGCGACCACCCGCACCGCGACGACGTGCGGTGGCAGCGCAGCCAGCTCATCCGCCTCAACCCGTCGGGCCAGCCGGTGCTGGCCGACCCCGTCTGCACCGAAGGAGTGGCATGA
- a CDS encoding WhiB family transcriptional regulator, which produces MNRDAIDWRTRAACRDEDPELFFPVSEMGPGARQVARAKAVCASCPVRAECLAYALDAGLDNGIFGGTTERERRSLIRQTRRRAEAA; this is translated from the coding sequence ATGAACCGTGACGCGATCGACTGGCGTACTCGTGCCGCCTGCCGGGACGAGGACCCTGAGCTGTTCTTCCCCGTGTCCGAAATGGGCCCGGGCGCCCGGCAGGTCGCACGGGCCAAGGCGGTGTGCGCGAGCTGTCCGGTGCGCGCCGAGTGCTTGGCCTACGCACTGGACGCCGGTCTCGACAACGGCATTTTCGGCGGCACGACCGAGCGGGAGCGGCGGAGCCTGATCCGCCAGACCCGCCGGCGCGCCGAGGCGGCCTGA
- a CDS encoding dihydrofolate reductase family protein produces the protein MTRRPYVLASAAVSLDGYLDDTSDRRLLLSNEEDFARVDDVRASVDAILVGAGTIRTDNPRLLVRSGRATPAKVTITESGDLDPAANFFTTGDVEKLVYTPSAAVPGVRSRLGAVATVVDGGDPLDLHHVLADLAGRGVERLMVEGGGAVHTLFLTAGVVDELHLAIAPVFVGEAAAPRFVGPGRFPPGRLQLTETRRIGDVVFMRYHLGQAARDHARLREAIALAERCPPSTTFRVGAIVVSADDEVLATGYSGETDPHDHAEEVAIAKLRPGDPLDGATIYTSLEPCSARASRPVSCTQHILDAGIPRVVFAWREPNLFVDCVGAETLRAAGREVRELPELAELVKQTNAHLPW, from the coding sequence GTGACCCGGCGACCTTACGTCCTCGCCTCCGCGGCGGTCTCCCTGGACGGCTACCTCGACGACACCAGCGACCGGCGGCTCCTGCTGTCCAACGAGGAGGACTTCGCGCGCGTCGACGACGTGCGCGCGAGCGTGGACGCCATCCTGGTGGGCGCGGGCACGATCCGCACCGACAACCCGCGGCTGCTGGTGCGGTCCGGGCGCGCGACCCCGGCGAAGGTCACCATCACCGAGAGCGGCGACCTCGACCCCGCGGCGAACTTCTTCACCACCGGGGACGTCGAGAAGCTGGTCTACACCCCGTCCGCGGCGGTTCCGGGGGTGCGCTCGCGGCTGGGCGCGGTGGCGACGGTCGTGGACGGCGGTGATCCCCTCGACCTGCACCACGTGCTGGCCGATCTGGCCGGGCGCGGCGTGGAGCGGCTGATGGTGGAGGGCGGCGGGGCGGTCCACACGCTGTTCCTCACGGCGGGCGTGGTCGACGAGCTGCACCTGGCGATCGCGCCGGTGTTCGTGGGCGAGGCGGCGGCGCCGCGGTTCGTCGGCCCCGGCCGGTTCCCGCCGGGGCGCCTGCAGCTGACCGAGACGCGCCGGATCGGTGACGTGGTGTTCATGCGCTACCACCTGGGCCAGGCGGCGAGGGATCACGCGCGGCTGCGGGAGGCGATCGCACTGGCGGAGCGGTGCCCGCCGTCGACGACGTTCCGCGTGGGAGCGATCGTGGTCTCCGCGGACGACGAGGTGCTGGCCACGGGCTATTCGGGCGAGACGGACCCGCACGACCACGCGGAAGAAGTGGCGATCGCGAAGCTGCGGCCCGGCGACCCGCTCGACGGGGCGACGATCTACACGTCGCTGGAACCGTGCAGCGCGCGGGCCTCCCGGCCCGTTTCGTGCACGCAGCACATCCTCGACGCCGGCATCCCGCGGGTGGTGTTCGCCTGGCGCGAGCCGAACCTGTTCGTGGACTGCGTCGGGGCGGAAACGCTGCGCGCCGCGGGCCGCGAGGTGCGGGAACTGCCTGAGCTGGCGGAGCTGGTCAAGCAGACGAACGCGCACCTGCCCTGGTAG
- a CDS encoding type VII secretion protein EccE yields the protein MTAADAGVSAGGGTGPRAHRPRRTTLAPFLLPISFAQVAVWECALIAVLLAVEDALPAKVVVTVLALVVIAATSVRFAGRHLAGWALTWVSFRLLQHDERRLAPDPLRVLAHDFRLRQHVDRAGNRFGVAGVGDGWTAVIRLREGVEPDVAKVLDLMRAACDNPEIPLAGAQLLVRTSYGERTYLVAVRYRSSEAPLAALARGGGEPGELRATTRAALALMGALAKAGYGSTLLEVGELATELRASLGTEFPARTRVTDGWRAWSAGSAAQAGFAPLTRDDVPVLLTATAADAAMTVASCTLRRTRFGRLAEDVTLRMAGTRRPPRARDLDVPVVPLYGRHASAVRRTLPLALPR from the coding sequence TTGACCGCTGCCGACGCGGGGGTCTCCGCCGGTGGCGGGACGGGACCCCGAGCACACCGGCCCCGCCGGACCACCTTGGCGCCCTTCCTGCTGCCCATCTCCTTCGCCCAGGTCGCGGTGTGGGAATGCGCGCTGATCGCGGTGCTGCTCGCGGTCGAGGACGCGTTGCCCGCGAAGGTCGTCGTCACCGTCCTGGCGCTGGTGGTGATCGCCGCGACCTCGGTCCGGTTCGCCGGCAGGCACCTCGCCGGGTGGGCGCTGACCTGGGTGTCGTTCCGGCTGCTGCAGCACGACGAACGCCGCCTGGCTCCGGACCCGCTGCGCGTGCTCGCGCACGACTTCCGGCTCCGGCAGCACGTCGACCGCGCGGGCAACCGGTTCGGGGTGGCCGGGGTCGGGGACGGCTGGACGGCGGTCATCCGGCTGCGTGAGGGGGTCGAGCCCGATGTCGCGAAGGTGCTCGACCTGATGCGCGCGGCGTGCGACAACCCGGAGATCCCGCTGGCCGGTGCGCAACTGCTGGTGCGCACCAGCTACGGCGAGCGCACCTACCTGGTGGCGGTGCGGTACCGGTCGAGCGAGGCCCCGCTGGCCGCGCTGGCTCGCGGTGGGGGCGAGCCAGGCGAGCTGCGGGCCACCACGCGTGCCGCGCTGGCGCTGATGGGTGCGCTCGCCAAGGCCGGGTACGGGAGCACGCTGCTGGAGGTCGGCGAGCTGGCCACCGAGCTGCGCGCCAGCCTCGGCACGGAGTTCCCGGCCCGCACCCGGGTGACCGACGGCTGGCGGGCGTGGTCGGCGGGCAGCGCGGCCCAGGCCGGGTTCGCGCCGCTGACCCGGGACGACGTGCCCGTGCTGCTGACGGCGACCGCAGCGGACGCGGCGATGACCGTCGCCTCCTGCACGCTGCGGCGCACCCGCTTCGGGCGGCTGGCCGAGGACGTGACGCTGCGGATGGCCGGTACGCGGCGCCCGCCGCGCGCCCGCGACCTCGACGTGCCGGTCGTCCCGTTGTACGGGCGGCACGCCTCCGCCGTGCGGCGCACGCTGCCGCTCGCGCTGCCCCGCTGA
- a CDS encoding LuxR C-terminal-related transcriptional regulator, which produces MAASEGGPIRVGVVEDHPLYRYAVANVLSEAPGIELGPVAESVADFAAAHEPAGCVVVLDLKLRGVTDSQAVQEIVRLGHNVLVVSAHAGQEEVLGAISAGARGYLSKDADGDDIVRAVREIAAGNSYVSPTLASYLLDSTRPRAGVKSVLSDRERQVLSLVAAGERDADIAEAMSISVRTVRSYLDRIRDKTGRRRRPELTRLAIEEGMA; this is translated from the coding sequence ATGGCCGCGAGCGAGGGCGGGCCCATCCGGGTCGGCGTCGTCGAGGACCACCCGCTGTACCGCTACGCGGTCGCGAACGTCCTGTCCGAAGCGCCCGGCATCGAACTGGGGCCCGTCGCGGAGTCGGTCGCGGACTTCGCCGCGGCGCACGAGCCCGCCGGGTGCGTCGTCGTGCTCGACCTCAAGCTGCGCGGCGTCACCGACTCGCAGGCGGTCCAGGAGATCGTGCGCCTGGGGCACAACGTGCTCGTGGTGTCCGCGCACGCCGGGCAGGAGGAGGTGCTGGGCGCGATCTCCGCGGGCGCTCGCGGTTACCTGTCCAAGGACGCCGACGGCGACGACATCGTGCGCGCGGTCCGCGAGATCGCGGCGGGCAACTCCTACGTCTCGCCGACGCTCGCGTCCTACCTGCTCGACTCGACGCGCCCGCGGGCGGGCGTGAAGAGCGTGCTGTCCGACCGGGAGCGGCAGGTGCTGTCGCTGGTCGCGGCGGGGGAGCGGGACGCCGACATCGCCGAGGCCATGTCGATCAGCGTCCGCACCGTCCGCAGCTACCTGGACCGGATCCGCGACAAGACGGGCCGCCGCCGCCGGCCGGAACTCACCCGCCTGGCGATCGAGGAAGGGATGGCCTAG
- a CDS encoding ROK family transcriptional regulator: MSNAAAVLAAIRREGPLSRAAIAELTSLSMPTVSRQVAALTEARLVRDVPDLARVGAVGRPRVPVDIDDTVLAACGVHVGVRTTTFGLVDLRGRLVGSERVSTPRGSAEDGLAFLAAKVRAFLRRWRDRRVVGLGLATGGQVDVARGLVTHERLGWHRVPAGTVLSRGTGLPVHVDGHVPAMAHAELLFGEGKQYPSLLYFYARQVVGAAIVVDGVLHRGPGQAGTIAHLPIGGDVRCPCGRTGCLEATINAQTDRGAFAERAATMGRAVAILRDLVNPDHVVLGGQNITDAPEHLATLLHTFAATTALPGTDLVTVTRFGPDVQAVAACTGVLAGVYTDPTPLMD; this comes from the coding sequence GTGTCGAACGCCGCCGCGGTGTTGGCCGCGATCAGGCGCGAGGGACCGTTGTCGCGCGCCGCGATCGCCGAGCTGACGTCGCTGAGCATGCCGACGGTCAGCCGTCAGGTCGCCGCGCTCACCGAGGCCCGGCTGGTCCGCGACGTGCCCGACCTGGCGCGGGTCGGCGCGGTCGGCCGCCCGCGGGTGCCGGTCGACATCGACGACACCGTCCTGGCCGCGTGCGGGGTGCACGTCGGCGTCCGCACCACCACGTTCGGTCTCGTCGACCTGCGCGGACGGCTGGTCGGCAGCGAGCGGGTCTCCACGCCGCGGGGCAGCGCCGAAGACGGTCTGGCGTTCCTCGCCGCGAAGGTCCGCGCGTTCCTGCGCCGCTGGCGGGACCGCCGGGTCGTCGGGCTGGGGCTCGCCACCGGCGGCCAGGTCGACGTCGCCCGCGGGCTGGTCACGCACGAACGGCTGGGCTGGCACCGCGTCCCCGCCGGCACCGTGCTGTCGCGCGGGACCGGGCTGCCGGTCCACGTCGACGGTCACGTGCCCGCGATGGCGCACGCCGAACTGCTCTTCGGCGAGGGCAAGCAGTACCCGAGCCTGCTCTACTTCTACGCCCGCCAGGTGGTCGGCGCCGCGATCGTCGTCGACGGCGTCCTGCACCGCGGGCCCGGCCAGGCCGGGACGATCGCGCACCTGCCGATCGGCGGCGACGTGCGGTGCCCGTGCGGGCGCACCGGCTGCCTCGAGGCGACGATCAACGCCCAGACCGACCGGGGCGCCTTCGCCGAGCGGGCCGCGACGATGGGCCGTGCGGTGGCGATCCTGCGCGACCTCGTCAACCCCGACCACGTCGTCCTCGGCGGCCAGAACATCACCGACGCGCCCGAGCACCTGGCGACCCTGCTGCACACCTTCGCGGCGACGACGGCGCTGCCCGGGACCGACCTGGTGACGGTCACCAGGTTCGGCCCGGACGTGCAGGCCGTCGCCGCGTGCACCGGCGTCCTGGCCGGCGTCTACACCGACCCGACCCCGTTGATGGACTAG
- the nadC gene encoding carboxylating nicotinate-nucleotide diphosphorylase has product MTLDLEDARRVVEVALAEDLRYGPDATTAATVPAETTAVAEITPRADGTFAGGPVALIVFDAVLGSGYQVLDRAEDGTRLVAGKPALVVRGPVRGLLTAERTALNLLCHLSGVATATAAWVSAVDGTGCAIRDSRKTLPGLRLLEKYAVRCGGGVNHRMGLGDAVLIKDNHVVAAGSVTAALAAAREHAPGLPCEVEVDTLDQLTEALEASADEVLLDNFTPEQCAEAVRRKDELSPKTRLEASGGLRLPHARAYAETGVDYLSVGALTHSSPALDLGMDLR; this is encoded by the coding sequence ATGACCCTGGACCTGGAGGACGCCCGCCGCGTCGTGGAGGTCGCGCTGGCCGAGGACCTGCGGTACGGCCCCGACGCGACCACCGCCGCGACCGTGCCGGCCGAGACGACCGCGGTCGCCGAGATCACCCCGCGCGCCGACGGCACCTTCGCCGGCGGCCCGGTGGCGCTGATCGTGTTCGACGCCGTGCTCGGCTCCGGTTACCAGGTGCTCGACCGCGCCGAGGACGGCACCCGGCTGGTGGCGGGCAAGCCCGCGCTCGTCGTGCGCGGGCCGGTGCGCGGGTTGCTCACGGCCGAACGGACCGCGCTGAACCTGCTGTGCCACCTGTCCGGTGTCGCCACCGCGACGGCCGCGTGGGTGTCCGCTGTGGACGGTACCGGGTGTGCGATCCGGGACTCCCGCAAGACGTTGCCGGGCCTGCGGCTGCTGGAGAAGTACGCGGTGCGCTGCGGTGGCGGCGTGAACCACCGGATGGGCCTCGGTGACGCCGTGCTCATCAAGGACAACCACGTCGTCGCCGCGGGTTCGGTGACGGCCGCGCTGGCCGCCGCGCGCGAGCACGCGCCCGGGCTGCCGTGCGAGGTCGAGGTGGACACGCTCGACCAGCTCACCGAAGCGCTCGAGGCGTCCGCCGACGAGGTCCTGCTCGACAACTTCACCCCCGAGCAGTGCGCGGAAGCGGTGCGCCGCAAGGACGAGCTGTCGCCCAAGACCCGGCTCGAGGCCTCCGGCGGCCTGCGGCTGCCCCACGCGCGCGCCTACGCCGAGACCGGCGTGGACTACCTGTCGGTCGGCGCGCTGACCCATTCCTCGCCCGCGCTCGACCTCGGGATGGATCTCCGCTGA